The Plasmodium berghei ANKA genome assembly, chromosome: 8 genome has a segment encoding these proteins:
- a CDS encoding E3 ubiquitin-protein ligase, putative gives MSITDEYDLGMYKNIVMSNRCNNEDILCIFNSSSFLNTICFFIFIIVVLWTMTILSRIYLSYSIVKFLKNRKAIYMKNLSKYIDEIKILCRSHVNDIIRIKKKITPKVVERINLNISINKNIQLFKNYLNSSTNDLNNFYKYSIGFTFSSKHCTHVTLYWGVLLKEVNDLIYKKTKKSKKKKGINKQNTIISIGNIKTFLREGFNKTLPKKKTTDATAFLLNKKTQNEVYYQNEEEDIINFNSCYYKTSNSFFTNGNNISYNMPYDENFCISEILHKIEKEKRLINNGEDGIELNDLNKINKFKMKEDLNNEIDDNNNNNNSNNIESLINEVSNIRIPLIVVIQEVPQTNEIYMNSIDLNSNFNSNEICSVKGTSNDSNYITGENVNINKFDNINSNYNSAIESNGVDNTHSNSNISNALIVLVDFKKIKDKYKPILIKDICIANENKLSLPTQKSKKKNNKLQFIDILDIYGHEEHDKECLICMASYKDTLLMPCRHSSFCYECMKSLRQEKCPICRCLFTSFIKFPLKNINK, from the exons ATGAGTATTACAGATGAGTATGATCTTGGAATgtacaaaaatattgttatgTCAAATAGATGCAACAATGAAGATATtctttgtatttttaattcgtcaagttttttaaataccatatgtttctttatatttatcatagTTGTTTTATGGACTATGACGATTTTATCtcgaatatatttatcatacAGTATTGTGAAGTTTCTCAAAAATAGAAAG gctatatatatgaaaaacctatccaaatatattgatgaaataaaaattttatgcaGAAGCCACGttaatgatataataaggattaaaaaaaaaataacgcCCAAAGTTGTAGAAagaataaatttaaatataagtataaataaaaatatacaattatttaaaaactaTTTAAATTCAAGTACaaatgatttaaataatttttataaatattcaatTGGATTTACCTTTTCTTCAAAACATTGCACACATGTAACTTTATATTGGGGTGTGCTCTTAAAAGAAGTTAACGatttgatatataaaaaaacaaaaaaaagtaaaaaaaaaaaagggataaataaacaaaatacaattatatctattggaaatataaaaacatttttgaGAGAAGGgtttaataaaacattgcctaaaaaaaaaacaacagATGCAACTGCATtccttttaaataaaaaaacacaaaatGAAGTTTACTACcaaaatgaagaagaagatattataaattttaatagttgttattataaaacatcaaattctttttttacaaatggaaataatatatcatataatatGCCATATGACGAAAACTTTTGTATTAGTGAAATTTTACATAAAAtcgaaaaagaaaaaagatTGATTAATAATGGTGAAGATGGAATTGAGTTAAATGActtaaacaaaataaataaatttaaaatgaaagaaGATTTAAACAACGAAAtagatgataataataataataacaacaGTAACAATATTGAAAGTTTAATTAATGAAGTATCTAATATAAGAATACCTTTAATTGTTGTTATTCAAGAAGTGCCACAAactaatgaaatatatatgaacagtattgatttaaattcaaattttaataGTAATGAAATTTGTTCTGTAAAAGGAACTAGTAATGATAGTAACTATATAACTGgtgaaaatgtaaatataaataaatttgataaCATAAATTCGAATTATAATTCTGCCATTGAAAGTAATGGAGTTGATAATACTCATTCTAATTCTAATATATCAAATGCATTAATTGTATTAGtagattttaaaaaaattaaagataaatataaaccaattttaataaaagatatTTGTATAGCTAATGAAAACAAGCTATCTTTACCTACacaaaaatcaaaaaaaaaaaataataaattacaaTTTATTGATATATTAGATATATATGGCCATGAAGAACATGATAAAGAATGTTTAATTTGTATGGCATCGTATAAAGATACTTTGTTAATGCCTTGTAGACattcttcattttgttATGAATGTATGAAATCTCTTAGGCAAGAAAAATGTCCTATATGTCGATGTTTATTTAcatcatttattaaatttcctttaaaaaatataaacaaataa
- a CDS encoding 6-cysteine protein → MSESKKYKWNPVRCLVCWIMLYLILWTNFLDGLNKFNPIIKEEGYLYLKVAYNCEYSGLIGLENNYILHYCFFVSNATNGLSLTTFNTLKLKWDIPKEVLLFKNDNIQGYSFITDFISNNLILIYDINNITKVTVFNNYIEPSIISNKITVNYKMVHKFNIISKVTYFYKNKKSLFMCGMNNNGNIICSFSFDYGLTMTDENLVEFILKDSIPIIQYKIDVKFKKHYVYFNLREEKKEISFYEFKCFQDTENSYTCDLLNIISANLQNIKYKYILRTKDSQIVSYQKGNICYIGWSFNSLNINTEIDKQISDTECFNVSIVQMNENLLATFKKNINPDDKTGNEYYALFEKLTPKESGCELRLDAGSLYVTNIFMENTCKLWIEDLDSKREDDGEVSFSIVVPESFNIIKNKCFESNNNTNNSIYYLKKYEEENNIKVYIFTLYKHILIQEIDQSNKCIFENNINKEKIYVVLTMENYYKNYSCDIEVENCDLFIYDQSKITINYNKNWIVDEEIKQSNILYNDVYVSLYNILSQTNANNLIELNNDSIILTIPSLIPSTRTIKIPFFRKIGGNDEINEYDDDDEKGNHEIIRSNGKYGKVPNNETRYVYIRLQKTYRPIKKVLGINFSDTFDIYYKYYKFYKENIKFLVNDFSETNYIGMICQTNKETDVKPCSFTFINDPNQNTSIPISSYMKNPPFLSYFNKNKIQHQNSIEYVSETRFIFPKNFNETLQEKGIKDIHFRCICSTQNGKNDDDTHHEIQYFITTGNISNDDMLEIPRHITNNTSSTPNLGSRINNINRKLSKRNNYLPNNMNDEDTKHHYDTDSVTQFEFNFVQVFIGITIFHILICFL, encoded by the exons atgagcgaatcaaaaaaatataaatggaaCCCCGTTAGATGTCTAGTTTGCTGGATTATGTTGTATCTTATTTTATGGACTAATTTTTTAGATGGGTTAAATAAGTTCAATCCAATTATTAAAGAAGAAggatatttatatttaaaagtaGCATATAATTGTGAATATAGCGGTTTGATAGgattagaaaataattatatattgcactattgtttttttgttaGTAATGCAACAAATGGATTATCACTTACAACATTTAAcacattaaaattaaaatggGATATACCAAAAGAGGTTCTATTATTTAAGaatgataatatacaaggatattcttttatcacagattttatatcaaacaatttaatattaatttatgatataaataatataacaaagGTAACTGTATTTAACAATTATATCGAACCATCtattatatcaaataaaataactgtaaattataaaatggtgcataaatttaatataatttcaaaagttacttatttttataaaaataaaaaatcattatttatgtgtggaatgaataataatggaaatatCATTTGTTCTTTTTCATTCGATTATGGTTTAACAATGACAGATGAAAATTTGGTTGagtttattttaaaagattCTATTCCAATAATTCAATATAAGATAGAtgtaaaatttaaaaaacactatgtttattttaatttacgagaagaaaaaaaagaaataagtttttatgaatttaaATGTTTTCAAGATACAGAAAACTCATATACTTGTgatcttttaaatataatttcagCAAACTtgcaaaatattaaatataaatatatacttcGTACAAAAGATTCACAAATAGTTTCATATcaaaaaggaaatatatGTTACATTGGATGGTCCTTTAATTcgttaaatataaatacagaGATAGATAAACAAATTTCTGATACAGAATGTTTTAACGTCTCTATTGTTCAAATGAATGAAAATCTCTTAGCCactttcaaaaaaaatataaatccaGATGATAAAACAGGGAATGAATACTACGCATTATTCGAG AAACTAACTCCTAAGGAAAGTGGATGCGAACTCCGATTAGATGCAGGAAGTCTTTATGTTACAAACATTTTTATGGAAAATACATGTAAATTATGGATAGAAGATTTAGATTCAAAAAGAGAAGATGATGGTGAAGTAAGTTTTAGTATTGTAGTTCCTGaatcatttaatataataaaaaataaatgttttgaaagtaacaataatacaaataactcaatttattatcttaaaaaatatgaagaagaaaataatataaaagtatatatattcacactttataaacatatattaatacaaGAAATTGATCAAAgtaataaatgtatatttgaaaataatataaataaagaaaaaatatatgttgtATTAACTatggaaaattattataaaaattatagttGTGATATTGAAGTTGAAAATTGTGacctttttatttatgatcaaagcaaaataacaataaattataataaaaattggaTAGTagatgaagaaataaaacaatCTAACATACTTTATAATGACGTATATGtatctttatataatatattaagtCAAACTAATGCTAACAATTTAATAGAATTAAATAACGACAGCATTATACTAACTATCCCATCACTCATACCTAGTACAAGAACGATAAaaattccattttttagaaaaattggtggaaatgatgaaataaatgaatatgacGATGATGATGAAAAAGGTAATCATGAAATAATACGAAGTAATGGAAAATATGGTAAAGTTCCAAATAATGAAACTcgatatgtttatatacgATTGCAAAAAACTTATAGACctattaaaaaagtattgggaataaatttttcagatacttttgatatatattataaatattacaaattttataaagaaaatattaaatttttagtAAATGATTTTTCAGAAACGAATTACATTGGTATGATATGTCaaacaaataaagaaacaGATGTAAAACCGTGTAGTTTTACTTTTATAAATGATCCGAATCAAAATACATCTATACCAATTTCATCTTACATGAAAAACCCACCTTTTTTATcctattttaataaaaataaaatacaacaCCAAAACAGTATTGAGTATGTAAGTGAAACccgttttatttttccgaaaaattttaatgaaacATTACAAGAAAAAGGAATCAAAGATATACATTTTAGATGCATTTGTTCTACCCAGAATGGGAAAAATGATGATGACACTCATCATGaaatacaatattttataaccactggaaatatatcaaatgaTGATATGCTTGAAATTCCTAGACatattacaaataataCTTCTTCTACACCCAATCTAGGTTCAAgaataaacaatataaatcgtaaattatcaaaaagaaataattatttacctaataatatgaatgaCGAAGATACAAAACATCATTATGATACTGATTCAGTTACTCAATTCgaatttaattttgtcCAGGTTTTTATAGGTATAACTATATTCCATATTTTGATATGCTTTTTATAG
- a CDS encoding cdc2-related protein kinase 4, putative codes for MDRILSKLVKNNELNIDQSLESENHDLGNKNENMNGKKKLYMNSETKGENTVKRTSLRKVKNEKDKSETSYLINTRNKENNGKNMPCKGIDKGKTNSNVRKSLPIKSNNANAIENEENCVTNDKNNNTKGLKYTILSYFRGTSNNNSNSNNTNCEEDEENDRGNDNNARVENEIRNIRSSSDQQSQHDTETINGKDIQINKRRNTFDYELNQNNYLQMKNNIENNLMNYKKCKLDSLNVESYNMDSCKSNNMQNDEQNAEMVNSKLYGNKEYTNDYEISQIKETNILNNYNDVHPSMKNNIASIMDINNNSNNNLSKNGLKLSDLHTSKNCETSLLKSKNSIYKYKLAESDNKESVNNSMVRGIYHGLVDNQRYSNDDENHLNIAQLTNMGIIRNDRMAISHLGMNSNTEENKLKNFESNTNKFEIVAKGSQNEHLYNYKERNKEYLDLMNVPYNRENNVNKDLLIRSLPNKNLLNECDEELFSKNLLNFENYFSYKLKKNINNNIINNICNMYENGENLDALVNNNRRKKNDNFGKNGNEDYGKPKFNTFFNISNDYFESEKLFKRPKMKSKDMLVGKQNIDNIANGQTNENDNISTILMNHHDLLINKREKLIMNNDIDNKDDEQNNNNDFWLTSHKEFFSKICKNPIELTNEEVEKLKEIVNFSDADGNYTVENIFNKYNETVDEEHILKEYVTDEKLKNFSLDLIDGFLYDKQSLYEKEMIENDKIFSRIHYNHKNADIKIDKLLNLFPRDFMKKYKIVKKLGEGVYGKVFKAESLEDSYLNFAVKVLRYFWPNFKYKFGSEEFAINEFNIMRILFHPNVVCLLDSFRVHTYRKNKIKNHRGQKTRCETLSAEYDFSFQRHRRMEKVQYSPSRETIERNNKYRNIVSKSCLTIEELEKNLVLNSFDKEATIQDKGNLYNNHTGKVDETSTIFSNNNCVKVLNYDEENNNLDNNKSNVLSSKMQRDIKRERSGDIFQYYPLKKKMKTSNYKNGKRNEAVKVMNKSIDKLKFRKHSKKLKKIENKNDDYIENWDLFLVIEKCDCSLNDILNKAKKKHFSFIQDIKKDTTKCLPSERIDLSYDHLHNYVKYVYLPLKKIENRYFYPDMPSLTEMQTKVIIYQMLQGINHFHKKFIIHRDIKPANTLIKNIQYLSDGLNDSKEWIVKIADFGLGVYDHFLKTETKDCNIITLQYRPPEILCNSTLYNYSVDIWSIGITMCECLLGFVPVTSKFESSVLFKILVFRGIPDQNFDNLLKKELVGELPKFKVDRIKMLEIIFTDIYGRRILNDKGLDLIDQFLSYDYKNRITANEALKHEWFEDVHLYLNEDLLNYYKRNGTYYF; via the coding sequence ATGGATAGAATATTGTCAAAATtagttaaaaataatgaactAAATATAGATCAAAGTTTAGAAAGTGAAAATCATGATTTAGGCAATAAAAACGAAAATAtgaatggaaaaaaaaaattgtatatgaATAGTGAGACAAAGGGTGAAAATACAGTTAAAAGGACATCTCTTAGGAAagttaaaaatgaaaaagacaAATCGGAAACatcatatttaattaatacacgaaataaagaaaataacgGAAAAAACATGCCTTGCAAAGGAATTGATAAAGGAAAAACAAATTCTAATGTAAGGAAATCGCTTCCCattaaatcaaataatGCAAATGCTATTGAAAATGAGGAAAATTGCGTAACAAacgataaaaataacaatacaAAAGGTTTgaaatatacaattttaagCTATTTCAGAGGTactagtaataataatagcaaTAGCAATAACACTAATTGCGAGgaagatgaagaaaatgatagaggcaatgataataatgcCAGAGTTGAGAATGAAATCAGAAACATTCGATCAAGTAGTGATCAGCAAAGCCAACATGACACAGAAACAATAAATGGAAAAGACattcaaattaataaaagaagaaaCACTTTCGATTATGAACtgaatcaaaataattacctacaaatgaaaaataatattgaaaacaATTTGatgaattataaaaagtGCAAATTAGACAGCTTAAATGTTGAAAGTTATAATATGGATTCATGTAAATCTAATAATATGCAAAATGATGAACAAAATGCAGAAATGGTAAATAGCAAATTATATGGAAACAAAGAATATACTAATGATTATGAAATTAGCCAAATAAAAGAAAcgaatatattaaataattataatgacGTACATCCAagtatgaaaaataatattgctAGCATTATggatattaataataacagtaataataatttatctaAAAATGGATTAAAATTAAGCGATTTGCATACATCAAAAAATTGTGAAACATCATTGTTAAAGAGCAAAAATTCAATATATAAGTACAAACTTGCTGAATCAGATAATAAAGAATCCGTAAATAATTCTATGGTTAGAGGAATCTATCATGGCCTTGTAGATAATCAACGTTACAGTAATGATGATGAAAATCATTTAAACATTGCTCAACTCACAAATATGGGAATTATAAGAAATGATAGAATGGCCATATCCCATTTAGGAATGAATTCAAATactgaagaaaataaattaaaaaattttgaatcAAATACAAACAAATTTGAAATAGTTGCAAAAGGTAGCCAAAATGAGCACCTATATAATTACaaagaaagaaataaagaatatttaGATTTAATGAATGTGCCATATAATAGAGAAAATAATGTGAACAAAGATCTACTAATTCGATCGCTTCCAAATAagaatttattaaatgagTGTGATGAAGAATTATTTTCGAAAAATTTACtaaattttgaaaactatttttcttataaattaaaaaaaaatataaataataacataataaacaatatatgtaatatgtATGAAAATGGAGAAAATCTTGATGCTTtagtaaataataataggagaaaaaaaaatgataattttgGTAAAAATGGTAATGAGGATTATGGTAAGCCAAaatttaatacattttttaatatatcaaatgattattttgaaagtgaaaaattatttaaaagacCAAAAATGAAATCAAAGGATATGCTTGTAggtaaacaaaatatagaCAACATAGCAAATGGCCAAACTAACGAAAATGATAACATTTCAACGATACTTATGAATCATCATgatttgttaataaataaaagagaaaaattaattatgaacaatgatattgataataaagatgatgaacaaaataataataatgatttttGGTTAACTAGCCATAAGGAATTTTTTAgtaaaatttgtaaaaatcCAATAGAATTAACAAATGAAGAAgttgaaaaattaaaagaaatagtAAATTTTAGCGACGCAGACGGTAATTATACagttgaaaatatttttaataaatataatgaaactGTTGATGAAGagcatatattaaaagaatatgTAACAGATGAAAAACTCAAAAATTTTAGTCTTGATTTAATCGATGGgtttttatatgataaacAATCTTTGTATGAAAAAGAGATGATTGAAAAtgacaaaatattttcacgtattcattataatcataaaaatgctgatataaaaatagacaaattattaaatttatttcctcgcgattttatgaaaaaatataaaattgttaaaaaattaggAGAAGGTGTATATGGTAAGGTGTTCAAAGCAGAATCGTTAGAAGATTCATATTTGAATTTTGCTGTTAAAGTATTACGATATTTTTGGccaaattttaaatataaatttggtTCTGAAGAATTTGCAATAAATGAATTCAATATAATgcgtattttatttcatccTAATGTTGTTTGCTTATTAGATAGTTTTAGAGTTCATACTTATCgaaagaataaaataaaaaaccaTCGAGGTCAGAAAACAAGATGTGAAACATTGTCAGCTGAATATGATTTTAGTTTTCAAAGACATAGAAGAATGGAAAAGGTTCAATATTCACCATCGAGAGAAACTAttgaaagaaataataaatatcgAAATATAGTATCTAAAAGTTGCTTAACAATAGAAGAGctagaaaaaaatttagtTCTTAACAGTTTTGATAAGGAAGCTACAATTCAAGATAAAGGAAATTTATACAATAATCATACTGGAAAAGTTGATGAAACGTCTACTAtttttagtaataataattgtgtaaaagttttaaattatgatgaagaaaataataatttagatAACAACAAAAGTAATGTTTTATCATCAAAAATGCAAAGAGATATAAAACGAGAACGAAGTGGTGatatatttcaatattatcctttgaaaaaaaaaatgaaaacatcaaattataaaaatggtaaGCGTAATGAGGCAGTGAAGGTTATGAACAAAAGTATAGATAAACTAAAATTTCGAAAACattctaaaaaattaaaaaaaatcgaaaataaaaatgatgattatattgaaaattGGGATTTATTTTTGGTTATAGAAAAATGTGATTGTAgtttaaatgatatattaaataaagcaaaaaaaaaacatttttcgTTTATtcaagatataaaaaaagatacaACCAAATGTTTACCTTCTGAAAGAATAGACCTTTCTTATGATCATTTACATaattatgtaaaatatgtatatttgccattaaaaaaaattgaaaatcGATACTTTTATCCTGATATGCCTTCATTAACAGAAATGCAAACAAAAGTTATAATATACCAAATGCTGCAAGGAATCaatcattttcataaaaaatttattattcatagAGATATCAAACCTGCTAATACtctcataaaaaatatacaatatttatCTGATGGCCTTAATGATTCTAAAGAATGGATAGTTAAAATAGCAGATTTTGGTTTAGGTGTATAtgatcattttttaaaaacagaAACAAAAGAttgtaatattattacattaCAATATCGACCTCCTGAAATTTTATGCAATAGTACActttataattattcaGTTGATATATGGTCCATTGGTATAACTATGTGTGAATGCTTATTAGGGTTTGTTCCTGTTACATCTAAATTTGAATCCTCTGtcttatttaaaatattggTTTTTAGAGGAATACCAGatcaaaattttgataatttgttaaaaaaggAACTTGTTGGAGAATTGCCAAAATTTAAAGTGGATCGAATTAAAATGTtagaaattatttttaccgATATATATGGTAGAAGAATTTTGAATGACAAAGGTCTTGATCTTATTGATCAATTTCTTAGTTAcgattataaaaatagaattACAGCAAATGAAGCTTTGAAACATGAATGGTTCGAAGATGTCCATTTATACCTGAACGAGGATCTCCTCAATTATTACAAGCGAAATGGAACGTACTATTTTTAG
- a CDS encoding proteasome subunit alpha type-3, putative: protein MAGLSAGYDLSVSTFSPDGRLYQVEYIYKAINNNNTSISLECKDGVISCSINTTLEKNKMIKKNSYNRIYYVNNNIIITYAGLDGDARNIIDRIKSEANNYFLNFHTNIPLHILANRISLYIHAYTLYWHLRPFASSIIISSYDKNEKGEIYCIEPSGACYKYYGVVIGKNKELFKTEIEKKNYKHISVREALVDIYKFILSSDDHINKENISHLVNFSWICEESLFESQTIDHEILDNALKVAVESVNQ, encoded by the exons ATGGCAGGATTAAGTGCAGGGTATGATTTATCTGTGTCGACATTTTCACCAGATGGTAGACTTTATCAAgttgaatatatttataaagcaataaataataacaacACTTCTATAAGTTTAGAATGTAAAGATGGTGTTATTAGTTGTTCTATAAATACAAcattggaaaaaaataaaatgataaaaaaaaatagttataatagaatatattatgttaataataatattataataacatatGCTGGTTTAGATGGTGATGCaagaaatataattgatagaataaaaagtgaagcaaataattattttttaaattttcatacAAATATACCATTACACATTTTAGCTAATAgaatatcattatatatacatgccTACACATTATATTGGCATTTAAGACCATTTGCTTCCTCAATAATTATATCTtcttatgataaaaatgaaaaag GTGAAATATATTGCATCGAGCCAAGTGGCGCATGCTACAAATATTACGGAGTAGTAATCggaaaaaacaaagaattatttaaaacagaaattgaaaagaaaaattataaacatataagTGTTAGAGAAGCCTTAGTagacatatataaatttattttaagtAGCGAtgatcatataaataaagaaaatatttcacACTTGGTGAACTTTTCATGGATATGTGAAGAATCATTATTTGAATCTCAAACAATTGATCATGAAATTTTAGATAACGCTTTGAAAGTTGCTGTAGAATCAGTTAAtcaataa
- a CDS encoding DNA replication complex GINS protein, putative — protein sequence MTDVFSIFKKKANKRTQLRKTSNTKKIKKNNIFMNEKSRRKAYASNNTSLNYYDNKNINNNTASEYNYINNDKTNNKESNIVLVDFPKLPIKNIESCEDVYNIFYIRDQYLIGNKNITINNEHLILLETILDKLDTAISEMNTDEIYSKKKVLSSVYEKIYNLYTSFKNIKNVFPQLSNAYDCFKSNIVFIQGKQFKKNYVYDNIINIYTHLQNSELQQDNIETINETLYINDKPLSTASFVNKNMVPHNEYIEYLPMKFNPHFLELNKISINYLFEESINHIIWQKALDELIVVKALADIPYFDLSEVEGFDFKKMKSGQRQWYPLYIAKELSKEGLATVEFPFWFYLDNLKNIYKKEFEDLHELTDLPSPFFFEISSMFLENNSFKNSTPIESIGQRAPYKYILKVAGLIQDIRQKRIHKIMTKFKNCNIFSEILIINNIQIYETYCVNYLASVFFQKQNNSNALDDNFDVRNYLFDPFIFSSYNT from the exons ATGACAGAtgttttttccatttttaagaaaaaagcaaataaaagaacacaattaagaaaaacgtctaatacaaaaaaaatcaagaaaaataatatttttatgaatgaAAAGTCAAGAAGAAAAGCATATGCGTCAAATAATACAAGTTTAAACtattatgataataaaaatataaataacaatacCGCAAgtgaatataattatataaataatgataaaacaaataataaagaatcTAATATTGTGTTAGTAGATTTTCCTAAATTaccaataaaaaatatagaatcATGTGAAGATgtatataacatattttatattcgGGATCAATATCTaattggaaataaaaatataacaataaataatgagcatttaatattattagaaaCTATTTTAGATAAATTAGATACAGCAATAAGTGAAATGAATACTgatgaaatatattctaaaaaaaaagtattatCAAGtgtatatgaaaaaatatataatctATATACTAgctttaaaaatataaaaaatgtttttccACAACTATCGAATGCATATGATTGTTTTAAAAGTaatattgtatttataCAAGGAAagcaatttaaaaaaaattatgtatatgataatataattaatatatatacacatttaCAAAATAGTGAATTACAACAAGATAATATTGAAACAATAAATGaaactttatatataaatgacaAACCTTTGTCAACTGCATcttttgttaataaaaatatggttcctcataatgaatatatagaatACCTCCCTATGAAATTTAATCCTCATTTTTtagaattaaataaaatttctatcaattatttatttgaagaatctataaatcatattatttGGCAAAAAGCGTTAGATGAATTAATAGTTGTTAAAGCTTTGGCTGATATTCCATATTTCGATTTATCTGAAGTTGAAGGTTttgattttaaaaaaatgaaatctGGCCAAAGACAATGGTATCCTTTATATATTGCTAAAGAATTAAGTAAAGAAGGATTAGCTACTGTCGAATTCCCTTTTTGGTTTTATCTcgataatttaaaaaatatttataaaaaagaatttgAAGATTTGCATGAACTTACTGATCTTCCTAgcccttttttttttgaaatatctTCCATGTTTTTGGaaaataattcttttaaaaattctaCTCCTATTGAGAGTATTGGTCAGCGAGCTCCTTACAAATACATTCTTAAGGTGGCAG GTCTAATCCAAGATATAAGACAGAAAAGaatacataaaattatgacaaagtttaaaaattgcaatattttttcagaaattttaataataaataatattcagATTTATGAAACTTATTGTGTTAACTATTTGGCATCAgtttttttccaaaaacaaaataattcgAATGCTTTAGATGATAATTTTGATGTACGAAATTATCTATTTGATCCGTTCATTTTTAGCTCATATAATACATGA